From a region of the Mobula birostris isolate sMobBir1 chromosome 28, sMobBir1.hap1, whole genome shotgun sequence genome:
- the LOC140188965 gene encoding histone H3, with the protein MARTKQTARKSTGGKAPRKQLATKAARKSAPATGGVKKPHRYRPGTVALREIRRYQKSTELLIRKLPFQRLVREIAQDFKTDLRFQSSAVMALQEASEAYLVGLFEDTNLCAIHAKRVTIMPKDIQLARRIRGERA; encoded by the coding sequence ATGGCCCGTACCAAGCAGACAGCGCGTAAATCGACCGGAGGGAAAGCTCCTCGCAAACAGTTGGCGACCAAAGCGGCGCGGAAGAGCGCTCCAGCCACCGGCGGAGTGAAGAAGCCTCATCGCTACCGGCCCGGCACCGTGGCTCTGCGGGAGATCCGGCGCTACCAGAAATCCACCGAGCTGCTCATCCGCAAACTTCCCTTCCAGCGCCTGGTGCGGGAGATCGCTCAGGACTTCAAAACCGATCTGCGCTTCCAGAGCTCGGCCGTCATGGCCTTGCAGGAGGCTAGCGAGGCTTACCTGGTCGGGCTGTTTGAGGACACTAACCTGTGCGCCATCCACGCCAAGCGAGTCACCATCATGCCCAAGGACATCCAGCTGGCCCGCCGCATCCGCGGGGAGCGCGCCTAA
- the LOC140189156 gene encoding histone H2B 1/2-like: MPETAKPAPKKGAKKTLPKPAGKAGKKRKRLRKESYSIYIYKVMKQVHPDTGISSKAMSIMNSFVNDIFERIGGEASRLAHYNKRSTITSREIQTAVRLLLPGELAKHAVSEGTKAVTKYTSSK; the protein is encoded by the coding sequence ATGCCTGAGACAGCGAAACCCGCTCCGAAGAAGGGCGCCAAGAAAACTCTGCCCAAACCAGCAGGTAAGGCAGGGAAGAAGCGCAAGAGGCTGAGGAAGGAGAGTTACTCTATCTACATCTACAAAGTGATGAAGCAGGTTCACCCCGATACTGGCATCTCCTCTAAGGCCATGAGCATCATGAACTCATTCGTCAACGACATCTTCGAGCGCATCGGGGGCGAGGCTTCCCGCCTGGCCCATTACAACAAGCGGTCAACCATCACCTCACGGGAGATCCAGACCGCTGTGCGCCTGCTGCTGCCCGGGGAGCTGGCCAAGCACGCCGTTTCCGAAGGGACAAAGGCGGTGACCAAGTACACCAGCTCCAAGTAA
- the LOC140189084 gene encoding histone H4, whose product MSGRGKGGKGLGKGGAKRHRKVLRDNIQGITKPAIRRLARRGGVKRISGLIYEETRGVLKVFLENVIRDAVTYTEHAKRKTVTAMDVVYALKRQGRTLYGFGG is encoded by the coding sequence atgtctggcagagggaaaggaggcaaAGGACTGGGCAAAGGCGGAGCCAAGCGGCACCGTAAAGTGCTCCGTGATAACATCCAGGGCATCACCAAACCGGCCATCCGCCGTCTGGCTCGCCGTGGTGGTGTAAAGCGGATCTCGGGTCTGATCTACGAGGAGACCCGCGGGGTGCTGAAGGTTTTCCTGGAGAATGTGATCCGGGATGCGGTCACCTACACTGAACACGCCAAGCGCAAGACGGTCACTGCCATGGATGTGGTGTACGCTCTGAAACGCCAGGGCCGCACTCTCTATGGCTTCGGCGGCTGA
- the LOC140188971 gene encoding histone H1-like — MAETAPAETAPPAAPAAAKKSPKKKAAARSKPAGPKLGEQIDKIVADCRDRKGMSAMAIMKALTSSGVDVGKRRAQIRMCIKKRVESGSLVQTKGAGLSGSFKSGQGKSAVKAVKKANKPSVKKSAIKKSPTKKSGAKNPAAKKAAAKKPAVKKAAAKKPAAKKAAAKKPAAKKPAAKKPAAKKPAAKKPAAPKPKSPKKLAAPKKKAAKKTAVKK, encoded by the coding sequence ATGGCCGAGACAGCACCCGCCGAAACGGCTCCTCCAGCCGCACCCGCCGCCGCAAAGAAGAGTCCCAAGAAGAAGGCGGCCGCCCGGAGCAAACCAGCCGGTCCCAAGCTGGGCGAACAAATCGATAAGATTGTGGCGGATTGTCGCGATAGGAAGGGGATGTCCGCTATGGCCATCATGAAGGCTCTGACCAGCAGCGGTGTCGATGTGGGAAAACGTCGCGCCCAGATCAGGATGTGCATCAAGAAGAGAGTGGAAAGCGGCTCCTTGGTTCAGACCAAGGgcgcaggtctttcgggatcctttaAATCCGGTCAAGGAAAAAGTGCCGTGAAAGCGGTGAAGAAAGCGAACAAGCCATCGGTAAAGAAATCTGCCATCAAGAAATCTCCCACCAAGAAATCTGGCGCCAAGAACCCAGCGGCTAAGAAAGCGGCAGCGAAGAAACCAGCGGTTAAAAAGGCGGCAGCTAAGAAACCAGCGGCTAAAAAGGCGGCAGCTAAGAAACCAGCGGCTAAAAAACCGGCTGCTAAGAAACCAGCGGCTAAAAAACCGGCAGCTAAGAAACCAGCGGCGCCGAAGCCAAAGAGCCCCAAGAAACTCGCAGCCCCGAAGAAGAAGGCGGCCAAGAAGACAGCAGTCAAAAAGTGA